In Mixophyes fleayi isolate aMixFle1 chromosome 3, aMixFle1.hap1, whole genome shotgun sequence, the genomic stretch ctgagctgggacgctctgtGCCTCGGCAAAAACGACTTGAAAAACCCGGaaaattgcaggggcggcagtatgaaagcggtatatgTCTCACCAGTAGAGTTTGGCCATATTTCCAGTCCTACTGCAACTATATCACACAGCAGAATGCGTTAATCATTTTCAGCTCCATTCAGAGACGATAAGTTTTCCAGAATGTGTATTTACAAATGCAGGGCAATATGGCTAAAACTGGATTGCCTGAAACTTTGCACTTCTGCGAAACAGCCTGTCCATTTCAAAATCCAATTTGTACAAAATGTTtcttatcatcaacatttatttatatagcgccactaattccacagtgctgtacagagaactcactcacatcagtccctgtcccattggggcttacagtctaaattccctaacatacacagacacagactagggtcaatttgttagcagccaattaacctaccagtatgtttttggagtgtgggaggaaaccagagcacccggaggaaacccatgcaaacacggggagaacatacaaactcctcacagataaggccatggtcgggaattgaactcatgaccccagtgctgtaaggcagacgtgctaaccacttagccacaatgCTGCCCACCGTTCCTGCATCTCCGCTCATCTCTACTGCACATATATCCAACTCCAGTATTTTGGGTGTAAGCGCCTCTGTCTATACATTGCTAGAGAAGTCATTGAAGATTAAGTATTCACAAAATGCCTAATGTATGCCACATTTTAATTTCATCTCTTTCTTAGCAAAACTCTGCATAGATAAAGGAGCTTGTCGCAGCATAGGTGCATTGATCGGCATTTTCAGACAAAGATAAAAATCTGGATTTCAATTGGCTAAAAAATGTAATTCAAGTgtcaaaatattattgtttttttaggtTTTATGCTTGAAAATAAATAGATTACCTAACAGAGCATTTAAGTGCAAAGTGTCCAATGAACAATGACAACCAATAAGACATTTGTGGGCTTATTTATCATAGTGAGGAAAGCCCCAGATTAGGTGAAAACTGTAACTTTACAGCTTTTAGGGTTTCCCTCTATTTAACAAAGCGTCTGGGCTGGTGAAGACTATTGCCAGCAACAGCCTTCACCATGGACCTCCGGggaagcttctccatgcaaagcTGCATGACAGCAACAGATATTCCGCAaaggaaaatgttttttattaaaataaaaaataaaaacagggaaAAATGCTTTAAGTTATTTGTTACATTGTGTCTGGGCTTCCAGCTCCAGCCGGCTCACACATGAGCAATGGGACATTGCACTGACCAAACGAGAGTTTCCGGCTAGTATCGCCAGGGAGCTAAATAGGCCCCATTGTATGTTGTGTCATGCTCCATTTATTTATGATGCCAGACTGGGGCTACTGATAATACGAAGTACCTATTGTTATTAAGTTGATGATTTACTAAAGGCGTATGATTCACCCCAGCCGGAGAGGGCACATTTACTAAAGGCATAAGTATTATCCAAAACAGAGGATAATTTACTAAAGCCATATGTTTTAGCCCAGACTGTGAAAGTGATTTACTAAAGGTGAACGTTTTACTCCAGACcggagtgggggagggggtaatTTACTAAACTTATAGCTTTTACCACAGATTGAGGTGGTGATTTTTCTAAAATGTGTAAATTTTACCCCAGCTTGATGTACCTGTGTTCGCTTCCAAAACCTAATTTGATTAGGGAAAAATTATAAAATAGATAATTGTTTGAAAATTTTATCCAGAGCTGATTGGGCATTGGGTGCGAAACAGATCTGCTAATCTAGTATGAAACTTATGCTCTGAGGGCAGATGCAACAGAtccaacaataaaatattatagatTGAAATGTCTTCTAGACAAAACAACCTCCATAAACTTCTAAAAGGTTACAGTTGTACATAAATTATACTGTTCTGATTACAAGCCCATATTATCATATACAAACGTTACAAATTAATGTTCATCACCTTAACAGATATATACAGagattttctgtttgtttgtttttagtgtATCTGAACTATAAGGAATGAGACTACAGGCAATTGGACCTTACAGAGACCTCAATTAACACAAAAGTTTAATACTTATAAAAACGTGAATGTTACAAACAACTGTCTTTGTACATTGCCTTAGTGGTTTTAATATGGACTGCTTAACCATCAGAACACTGACAATATAAAAACTCCTAGGTTTTAGGACTATTGCTTTTATACAATGACCTGAACATTATAGTATTCCAACTGTAAATTGCTATGGAATAATAAATGTTAACTATAAATAATCTTTCTAATGGAGAGTAGGTAGTAGGTTGATACTTGTAAAACTATGGTGACATGCTTCACCcttgtttatatgcatgtttattttatgtatatttttaaatattattgtattgaTTGATTAGATAtttcagtgtccctttaatgtcCCCTATGTTGTTGCTTAATTCTAAAGAAAGGATTAAAGGTCTAATGTACTTAACTGTTTAACCATCTTCAGATGAATAATAACTAAGAGGCAACTGGTGCACAATGCAGcaagtatagtacagtacaggtaaCAGGATAGGATGTCTTACCTGATGAGGAAGAAAATGAGCCACTGTAGAGATGTGGAAAGAGTATCTTGGCTGGCTCCAAATACATCACAAACTGTAGCTGGAACATGCTCAGCCTCCAGCAGGTGACCTAGGTTACCGTTCTTTACCTCATCTTTCCTTTCCAAACCATCTTGGTGGACATCACCTTTTCCATCCATTCCTGTTAGGATATGGATAAAAGCGTCCATCATGTCCCGTGTTACGCCCCATATACTTGTCTCTCGGTGCTGTAAGAACTTACTATAGACAAAGTTATAAAATTCGTTATTGACCTGCTGGAAGTCCCTGAATGCTGTCCGCACAGGGTTTGGGAAGCGCTGGAGCCAGGGCATGACATCTACCAAACTGCCGGCCCCCACAGTCTTACTGAACTTATCGTTGTTGCTGAGCAGCGCTTGAAACTCCAGGTCCGTGTGGCTGTAACGGCGACCAAAACATACTGCGCTCATCACATTGGCCACAACCACTACCAGATGTCTTCCCGGGGCGAAATATTTGCCACCCTCTCCAAGGGCAGAGAAAAGACTGATAAGCTCCCGGGTTTCGCGCAGTACATGCTGACCCACATTGCGCTTGGTGTCAGGGTTGCCAGTGGAGAAGGCTCTGACGGTTGAGTGCGCAAGTTTGCGGTGTACTTTCCATCTCTCGTTGTGTGCGCCAAAAGCCAAACTTCGGCCACCTGATACAAATTTGAAAGATGGGAATCCAGGACGACCTGCAAAATCGTCTCCTTTATGCAATAAAGCATGGCGGATTATCTTGTCTCCATTCAGCACCACGACTTTCTGGCTGCCTAACTTGATCTGAACGATGTCCCCATACTTTTTGGCCAAGGATGCGAACACCAGGTGAGGGGAGCTACCCATCTGCATAGCATTGCCGATTAGGGGCCATGGAAAAGGACCAGGTGGATGATTGGCTCCTAACCATCTTGGCAATATCCAAAGCTGGAGCCACTTACAGACGTAAATGGCAATCAGTGCGCACAGTACAGGGAGCAGAAGGCTACGCACGGAGGAAGGGGTCATTTCTTCATAAATCTTCAACATTTCTGCATGTACCTGGAGTCAACACAACAGAATGGATGAAAATTAGTAATGTTTCAGTTgagcaaaataaaaatcaatgaaaTTGTAGCAAGACTGTCTGCCTATAAAAGCCACACTGTGCGTATTGACAGAGAATCTGTGTACTGACTCGTATGCAAACTATTTAGCTTATAATAACGGTGTACGTGATCATTTAGATATACTGCTAGGAAGTCTATAACAAGAGCACGCTTCCAGCAGGTAGATTCTATGATAAAGTGCAAATACACGCTGATCAAATAGCAAGCACACCTGCAGCACCGAGTATAAAGGTAAACGCAATTCTGAATCCGAAGTTAACAAGGTATATGCATAACTGATTTATGATAGTCTGCACACACCACGATTCTATCTACCTGGGCAGGTGAAGCATCCAACACTTTGATCACAGTGTTAATATGTTAACTCTCTTCTCAGACGATCAAATTAAACAGCTTCAGAAGATGTAACTTCACATGATTCCTTTTACTTCCAGGCATTCTAATTCTAGTTAGGGTATT encodes the following:
- the CYP1B1 gene encoding cytochrome P450 1B1 — encoded protein: MLKIYEEMTPSSVRSLLLPVLCALIAIYVCKWLQLWILPRWLGANHPPGPFPWPLIGNAMQMGSSPHLVFASLAKKYGDIVQIKLGSQKVVVLNGDKIIRHALLHKGDDFAGRPGFPSFKFVSGGRSLAFGAHNERWKVHRKLAHSTVRAFSTGNPDTKRNVGQHVLRETRELISLFSALGEGGKYFAPGRHLVVVVANVMSAVCFGRRYSHTDLEFQALLSNNDKFSKTVGAGSLVDVMPWLQRFPNPVRTAFRDFQQVNNEFYNFVYSKFLQHRETSIWGVTRDMMDAFIHILTGMDGKGDVHQDGLERKDEVKNGNLGHLLEAEHVPATVCDVFGASQDTLSTSLQWLIFFLIRYPEVQKKMQFEVDKVIGRDRLPCVDDQSNLPYITAFLYELMRFSSFVPVTIPHATTRDTTLMGYNISKDTVVFVNQWSVNHDSLKWSNHEEFDPSRFLDENGFLNKALVRNVMIFSVGKRRCIGEELSKMQLFLFASLLVHQCTFTANPAENLNQKCDYGLSIKPKPFTISMNLRGGDMDLLDNTVHIMKTEE